catcactaatctaatattattactaagcattcaagattattagtaagaaacttataattataacttaataatgttaatttgattattgattcactcatcaatcaacactaatctaatattattactaagaattcaagattattGGTAacaatcttataattataacttaagaaagttaatttgattagtgattcactcatcaatcaacactaatctaatattattactaagaattcaagattcttagtaagaatcttataattataacttaagaatgttaatttgattagtgattcactcatcaatcatcattaatccaagattattactaagaattcaagattcttagtaagaatcttataattataacttaagaatgttaatttgattagtgattcactcatcaatcatcactaatccaagattattactaagactTCAacattcttagtaagaatcttataattataacttaagaatgttagattgattagtgattcactcatcaatcatcactaacccaagattattactaagaattcaagattcttagtaagaatcttataattataacttaagaatgttaatttgattagtgattcactcatcaatcatcactaatccaagattattactaagaattcaagattcttagtaagaatcttataattataacttaagaatgttaatttgattagtgattcactcatcaatcatcactaatctaatattattactaagcattcaagattattagtaagaaacttataattataacttaataatgttaatttgattattgattcactcatcaatcaacactaatctaatattattactaagaattcaagattattGGTAacaatcttataattataacttaagaatgttaatttgattagtgattcactcatcaatcaacactaatctaatattattactaagaattcaagattcttagtaagaatcttataattataacttaagaatgttaatttgattagtgattcactcatcaatcatcattaatccaagattattactaagaattcaagattcttagtaagaatcttataattataacttaagaatgttaatttgattagtgattcactcatcaatcatcactaatccaagattattactaagaattcaagattcttagtaagaatcttataattataacttaagaatgttagattgattagtgattcactcatcaatcatcactaacccaagattattactaagaattcaagattcttagtaagaatcttataattataacttaagaatgttaatttgattagtgattcactcatcaatcatcactaatccaagattattactaagaattcaagattcttagtaagaatcttataattataacttaagaatgttaatttgattagtgattcactcatcaatcatcactaatctaatattattactaagcattcaagattattagtaagaaacttataattataacttaataatgttaatttgattagtgattcactcatcaatcaacactaatctaatattattactaagaattcaagattcttggtaaaaatcttataattataacttaagaatgttaatttgattagtgattcactcatcaatcaacactaatctaatattattactaagaattcaagattcttagtaagaatcttataattataacttaagaatgttaatttgattagtgattcactcatcaatcatcattaatccaagattattactaagaattcaagattcttagtaagaatcttataattataacttaagaatgttaatttgattagtgattcactcatcaatcatcactaatccaagattattactaagaattcaagattcttagtaagaatcttataattataacttaagaatgttagattgattagtgattcactcatcaatcatcactaacacaagattattactaagaattcaagattcttagtaagaatcttataattataacttaagaatgttaatttgattagtgattcactcatcaatcatcaccaatccaagattattactaagaattcaagattcttagtaagaatcttataattataacttaagaatgttaatttgattagtgattcactcatcaatcatcactaatctaatagaTTTAGTacctaagaattcaagattcttagtaagaaatcttataattataacttaagaatgttaattgattagtgattcactcatcaatcaacactaatctaatattattactaagaattcaagattcttggtaaaaatcttataattataacttaagaatgttaatttgattagtgattcatctcatcaatcaacactaaatctaatattattactaagaattcaagattcttagtaagaatcttataattataacttaagaatgttaatttgattagtgattcactcatcaattcatcattaatccaagatatactaagaattcaagattcttagtaagaatcttataattataacttaagaatgttaatttgattagaatgattcactcatcaatctatcactaatccaagatttattactaagaattcaagattcttagtaaggaatcttataattataacttaagaatgttaatttgattagtgattcactcatcaatcatcactaacccaagattattactaagaattcaagattcttagtaagaatcttataattataacttaagaatgttaatttgattagtgattcactcatcaatcatcactaatccaagattattactaagaattcaagattcttagtaagaatcttataattataacttaagaatgttaatttgattagtgattcactcatcaatcatcactaatctaatattattactaagcattcaagattattagtaagaaatttataattataacttaataatgttaatttgattagtgattcactcatcaatcaacactaatctaatattattactaagaattcaagattcttggtaaaaatcttataattataacttaagaatgttaatttgattagtgattcactcatcaatcaacactaatctaatattattactaagaattcaagattcttagtaagaatcttataattataacttaagaatgttaatttgattagtgattcactcatcaatcatcattaatccaagattattactaagaattcaagattcttagtatgaatcttataattataacttaagaatgttaatttgattagtgattcactcatcaatcatcactaatccaagattattactaagaattcaagattcttagtatgaatcttataattataacttaagaatgttagattgattagtgattcactcatcaatcatcactaatccaagattattactaagaattcaagattcttagtaagaatcttataattataacttaagaatgttaatttgattagtgattcactcatcaatcatcactaacccaagattattactaagaattcaagattcttagtaagaatcttataattataacttaagaatgttaatttgattagtgattcactcatcaatcatcactaatccaagattattactaagaattcaagattcttagtaagaatcttataattataacttaagaatgttaatttgattagtgattcactcatcaatcatcactaatctaatattattactaagcattcaagattattagtaagaaacttataattataacttaataatgttaatttgattagtgattcactcatcaatcaacactaatctaatattattactaagaattcaagattcttggtaaaaatcttataattataacttaagaatgttaatttgattagtgattcactcatcaatcatcactaatccaagattattactaagaattcaagattcttagtaagaatcttataattataacttaagaatgttaatttgattagtgattcactcatcaatcatcattaatccaagattattactaagaattcaagattcttagtaagaatcttataattataacttaagaatgttaatttgattagtgattcactcatcaatcatcactaatccaagattattactaagaattcaagattcttagtaagaatcttataattataacttaagaatgttaatttgattagtgattcactcatcaatcatcactaatctaagattattactaagaattcaagattcttagtaagaatcttataattataacttaagaatgttaatttgattagtgattcactcatcaatcatcactaatctaatattattactaagcattcaagattattagtaagaaacttataattataacttaataatgttaatttgattattgattcactcatcaatcaacactaatctaatattattactaagaattcaagattattggtaaaaatcttataattataacttaagaatgttaatttgattagtgattcactcatcaatcaacactaatctaatattattaccaagaattcaagattcttagtaagaatcttataattataacttaagaatgttaatttgattagtgattcactcatcaatcatcactaaccCAAGATTATTaccaagaattcaagattcttagtaagaatcttataattataacttaagaatgttaatttgattagtgattcactcatcaatcatcactaatccaagattattactaagaattcaagattcttagtaagaatcttataattataacttaagaatgttaatttgattagtgattcactcatcaatcatcactaatccaagattattactaagaattcaagattcttagtaagaatcttataattataacttaagaatgttaatttgattagtgattcactcatcaatcatcactaatctaatattattactaagaattcaagattcttattaagtaacttataattataacttaagaatgttaatttgattagtgattcactcatcaatcaacactaaggttatgaatggtgtataaactagattgataaaaaaaaaatcaaaaattaataataaattaattaataaatatttttccgacataaaaataagaatggaaacgagcccaatccgtaattaacaacattttttgtatatcatctcgacatattctaaggttatgaatatatatgatattgtatattgaagtagactttaaatgaattaatagatactatatatatcaataatacgagtgttctgtactggtgaccattcgaaaagaacttcaaggttaagcgtgcttgacttagagcacaactaagatgggtgaccgactgggaagttcgtctaaattatgcaatactgtataaataccgaaataaattgtggatatccaataaaataaataaataaataaaataaataaataaaaaaaataaaataaaaaaaataaattaaaaaatattaccgagggcaaatgccgtcggtaatgccgtcggtaattaccgacggcattttgccctcggtaatatcgtgaacaactccggcgtgtgcgccaccaccgtccggtggaaattaccgacggtgatctcgccgccgctaattaccgacggcaaacgccgtcggtaattttccggcaagtctccgccgttcaacggcggtatttaacggcggaaatgccggcggcttcgccgccgttaattgtcggcggcggccgatcgccgtcggtaatggcgttgccgacgaaccgtttagcgacggcgagttgccgccggtaacgccgccggtaacactatttaccggcggccgtcttttgttaccgacggcatttcgccgtcggtaatcaacgatttttttgtagtggctGTGAGGGCTGGAGTCAGTGAATCAAGAGGTAGTGAAtcaatttctcaattttgtTGGACGGTGGAGTCAGTGAACATTTACCAAATAATAGCTTCAAAATGATGATAGCTTCAAATAATATTCCTCAATCAATTTTGTTGGACGGTGGAGTCAGTTTTCAAATTTTGTTGTGAATCAATTCATTTCACTCAAttcatttgttaattaatttagtttatTAATTTGAGAATTGTTTGGACGGTGGAGTCAGTGAATCAATTTTGTTGTGAATCAATTCATTTCACTCAAttcatttgttaattaatttcgtttattaatttgagaattgtgAGAATTGTGATTATGATTGACATTCAATTAATTCCACTCTCTATTTCGtctattaatttgttaattaatttcgTTTATTAATAgggtattatttatctattaatttCAGCTTAGcaatcaatttattaatttgaattaatttaattttataggaaattgaacgttttttttctaaaaaacgTAGAGGTGAATCTTCAAGTTGTTCAATTACACCTTTTATTGGAGCAAATGCTGAAGCAAATGTAGAAGTTGAAGAAAATGTGGAAACTGAAACAAATTTTAATGAATATGTTCGTGATCCGGGATTAAGGAAACCAATTGATGAGTTTGATATTGCTATTCGAGATCAAGTACGTAGAGAATATTGGTCTATGGGGCCTTGTCAAGTAGTTGGACATACATATCCGAAGACTGAATTCGGCACTCAATTAAGGAGTTTTCAAGATGCTTGGTATGAAAAGTTTGTGTGGTTAGAGTATAGTGTTGCAAAAGACGCTTGTTTTTGCTTTTggtgttatcttttcaagccacAGGATAAAGCGAGTAAGTATAGAGCAGATGCATTTACCAAGACAGGATTTAGCAATTGGAAGAAGGCCTTGGTTAAATTTGCAGAACATATTGGAAATGCAGATAGTTGTCACAACAATGCCAGAATGCAAATTGAAGCCTTTAAAGATCAAAGACATAGTGTGGCATCTATGTTTAGATCACAAGCTCGTGAGTTGGATGTTGCTTACCGCGCTCGTTTGACGGCTTCATTGGATGTGAGTCGTTTTCTATTGAAGCAAGGAATGCCTTTTCGTGGAAACGATGAGTCAACTAGTTCTTCAAATCGAGGTAATTTTCTTGAGTTGCTTCATTGGTATAGTGATCATAATGATGTTGTTTCCAAAGTTTTGGGTTCAAATGCTCCTGGTAATAGTCAAATGACTTCTCCACAAATTCAAAAAGATTTAGCACGTGCTTGTGCTTCAGAGGTTACACTTGCTATAATTAATGATATTGGGGATAAAGTGTTTACTATGTTGGTTGATGAGGCTCGGGATGTATCATTGAAAGAGCAAATGGGGGTAGTTTTAAGATATGTGAATGATAAAGGATGTGTAATTGAAAGATTTATTGGCATTGTGCATGTTGTTGACACTTGTTCACATTCTCTTAAAGATGCTCTTAGTGCTTTATTTGTGAAACATGGTTTATCACTATCAAAACTGCGAGGTCAAGGATATGATGGAGCTTCAAACATGAGAGGTGAGTTCAATGGGTTGAAGGCCTTAATCTTGGAAGAAAATCCTTATGCTATGTACATTCATTGTTTTTCACATCAATTTCAGTTAATTGTTGTTGCTGTTGCTAAGAGTATCATGGCTGTGAAGGATTGTTTTAGCTATGTTTCCATGATTGTGAATACAACTGGAGCATCTTGCAAAAGAAAAGATCAGCTTAGAATGTTAGAACATGAGAGATTAGTCAAAGAACTCAATGATGAAGTAAGGACAAGTGGAAAAGGCCAAAATTAGGAGACAAGTTTGGTAAGACCTGGAGATACTCGATGGGGCTCACATTATGCGACTTTGCTTCGTTTATGTGCTATATGGCCTTCAGTGCTCTTAGTGTTGGAGAATATACGTGATGATACAACTAGCTCTGATGTTAGAAGTACTGCAAGAGGTTTGCTTCGGAAGATGAATGATTATGAGTTTGTGTTTGTGATGCATTTGATGAAATATTTGTTaggaatcacaaatgaattgtCATATGCATTACAAAGAAGGGATCAAAATATTGTGCAAGCCATGATTTTGATTGATGCAGTGAAATCTCAACTACATGACTTCAGAAACACTGGGTGGGAAATAATTTGTGATGAAGTCAATAGATTTTGTGAGGTGAATGCTGTTTATTTGATTGATATGGAAGACACGATAACACGACCTGGTTATAGAAGGCAGAGCATCACCAATGATCATTATTACCGTGTGGAGATTTTTACAGaggtatttcttttaatttcaaatatttaattcattttatttattttaatttttcatgtcttaacaataagttattattttttcttgcaATGTTAGGTTGTTGATTTAATCATACAAGAGATGAATAATCGTTTTTCTGAAGCTAGCACCGATCTACTTAGATGCATGGCATGTCTTGATCCAACAGATTCTTTCTCCCAATTTGACATTAATCAACTCATGCGTTTTACTACTTGGTATCCTGAAGACTTCTCCGCAggtgattatttattattttttacaataattTCATAATATCTTTATTAATGTGAAATATTTAACAGGTGATTGTTTATGTCTGCCACAACAACTCCGTAATTTCATAGTACTTGTGCGGCATCATCCTCGCTTTTCTACGATCACTGATTTGGGAAGTTTTGCTCAAGAAATGGTTAAAAGTGgcaatcatttaatttttcaattagtTTATCGTATGATTGAGTTGACATTGGTTTTACCTGTAGCTACTGCTTCTGTTGAGAGAGCATTTTCTGCAATGAAGCTCGTCAAAAGTGATTTGCGAAATCGTATGCAGGACGAGTGGATGAATGACAGTTTGATCGTGTACATTGAAAAGGATATTTTCTCAACAATTGATAATGAGAAGATATTGCAACGTTTTCAGTCGATGAGTACACGTCGCAATCAATTgtcatcactttctcaaacagaaACAACTAGTTCACCAAGTATTTATTCTTaggttatttgtaatgtattgaactTTTATAGCTATGTTATTTCAACTGTATTAGAactctatgaaaatgttgtttattattatcattattataaaaatgtctaaaatgtactgaatgtccccaaaaaaaattccgggggctaccgcccccgaacccccgtagaagttcagcccccccccccaaaaaaaatcctggctccgtccctgcccattgttcactggttgtgaattcaactcgaattcacaactgaattcaagtattggttgtgaataataagtgttggttgtgaattcgtgtgaagttgtgaattcacaaccgataaaacttaaattcacaaccaacactatttcaagttgtgaattcacaaccaataaaacttgaattcacaatcaacactatttcaattgtgaattcacaaccaacgccgataattcagttgtgaattcataaacttggttgtgaattcaagaacatttgtacaaaattgcgtgattttcatcaatttcttcgttatttgtatttttttcgattaaattcaaattgaatataACTAAAGTTTACATCCCAATCATtctcatcatcaacaatcaacTCTCCCCCAATTCTCCCTCTCACTCACAATCAAAAATTAggttttaattgaattgaaattaggttttaatttaGAAATTCAATCGGTTATGGATACTGATTATCAGAGGGAGTTGGAGGGGAAGGCAACGCACGACCATACTGCAGCAAGGCGGCGCCGCGGTGGTGGCGGGGCTGCTGATCGTCGTCCACCGCCTCCTTTCCGGTGGACTTGGCTAGGCAGCtccagatctgaaattccaatttACAGATCGCCAGATTCGATATCACGACAACAGCGAACATC
The genomic region above belongs to Salvia miltiorrhiza cultivar Shanhuang (shh) chromosome 5, IMPLAD_Smil_shh, whole genome shotgun sequence and contains:
- the LOC131024411 gene encoding uncharacterized protein LOC131024411 — protein: MSQLVLQIEVVDLIIQEMNNRFSEASTDLLRCMACLDPTDSFSQFDINQLMRFTTWYPEDFSAGDCLCLPQQLRNFIVLVRHHPRFSTITDLGSFAQEMVKSGNHLIFQLVYRMIELTLVLPVATASVERAFSAMKLVKSDLRNRMQDEWMNDSLIVYIEKDIFSTIDNEKILQRFQSMSTRRNQLSSLSQTETTSSPSIYS